A stretch of Candidatus Manganitrophaceae bacterium DNA encodes these proteins:
- a CDS encoding carbohydrate binding family 9 domain-containing protein yields MTDRIGKRVSFRARLQPLGPIFILALLFFQGRGAAEGQELPKPALKAIPLEGATITIDGLLDEPIWKSAEVVTGFLEMVPLDRAPALAPSFVRVAYDQNNLYIAADLEDPEPALVYGDERQRDAAFDRSDSFGVLIDTYHDHQTGFFFETNPLSALSDALISQDGGTVEQNWDGLWEVAARRTERGWAVEFRIPFSTLRFQAGASQIWGIQFRRRVPHLKEVSFWSPVARDQNPYQLSLAGHLIEMEASHQDRRFSIKPYGKGSYQLNRTDLRDAWDVDYDVGGDLRYKFRTNLTLDLTYNTDFAETEADLFQINLTRFPLFFPEKREFFLEGSNFFDFGLPGRLQPFFSRRIGLARGEAIPILGGGKLTGKVGPYGIGALLMETDAETTLGLPRERFGVVRLRRDLGVRSNIGLIATDQAPQGSLGSQTIGFDTTLAPNAHFTADGFWARSGGETEAAPGQAHYEELKWSDPVWRINLHHLRVDEQFDPKVGFVQQTDLDESYGYIDFRPQPATGPVREYGFKTEMTYQMETDSAFLYRSNYQRAQVSFRSGDFILFSLDPQRERLPVNFEIHPGVIVPAGTYHFTQYNLYFNTDVRRPYSGVASVAWGGLYGGDKLTLNLNLTAAPSEGFNVGVGLERDWVNLPVGEFTAQVLNGDVAWSVTNQLFFRGLVQWDKDAHIVAANLRLWWEYREGSRLYFIVNPSHQGDENTVLILTKLTWLWQPF; encoded by the coding sequence ATGACCGATCGGATTGGGAAAAGGGTTTCCTTCAGAGCGCGGCTCCAGCCGCTCGGCCCTATTTTTATTTTAGCCCTTCTCTTTTTTCAGGGAAGGGGCGCAGCCGAAGGTCAGGAACTTCCGAAGCCGGCACTCAAAGCGATTCCCCTCGAGGGGGCGACGATCACGATCGACGGTCTCCTCGACGAGCCGATCTGGAAGTCGGCGGAGGTGGTGACCGGCTTTCTCGAAATGGTGCCGCTCGACCGCGCCCCCGCGCTGGCGCCGTCATTCGTTCGCGTCGCGTATGACCAGAACAACCTCTACATCGCCGCCGATTTGGAAGATCCCGAGCCGGCGCTGGTCTACGGAGATGAGCGCCAGCGCGACGCCGCGTTTGACCGGAGCGATTCGTTCGGGGTGCTGATCGACACCTATCACGACCATCAGACCGGCTTTTTCTTCGAGACCAATCCCCTCTCGGCCCTCTCCGATGCGTTGATCAGCCAGGACGGGGGGACGGTCGAGCAGAACTGGGACGGCTTATGGGAGGTGGCGGCGCGGCGGACCGAGCGCGGCTGGGCCGTCGAATTTCGCATCCCCTTCTCCACCCTCCGGTTTCAAGCGGGCGCTTCCCAAATCTGGGGGATTCAATTTCGGCGCCGGGTCCCGCATTTGAAGGAGGTCTCTTTCTGGAGCCCGGTGGCGCGCGATCAGAACCCCTATCAGCTCTCGCTGGCGGGACATCTGATCGAGATGGAGGCAAGTCATCAGGATCGCCGCTTCTCGATCAAACCGTATGGAAAGGGGTCGTATCAGCTCAATCGGACCGACCTGCGCGATGCCTGGGATGTCGACTACGATGTCGGCGGAGACCTCCGGTATAAATTCCGGACCAACCTCACGCTCGATTTGACCTACAACACCGATTTTGCCGAAACGGAGGCCGACCTCTTTCAGATCAACCTCACCCGCTTCCCCCTCTTCTTTCCGGAGAAGCGGGAGTTTTTCTTGGAAGGGAGCAACTTTTTCGACTTCGGTCTCCCGGGACGGCTCCAGCCGTTTTTCAGCCGGCGGATCGGGCTGGCGCGGGGAGAGGCGATCCCGATTCTCGGCGGCGGCAAGCTGACCGGGAAGGTCGGCCCCTATGGGATCGGCGCCCTGTTGATGGAGACCGATGCCGAGACGACGTTGGGTCTCCCGCGGGAGCGGTTCGGCGTGGTTCGGCTGCGGCGCGATCTCGGGGTTCGCTCCAACATCGGCCTGATCGCCACCGATCAGGCGCCGCAGGGATCGTTGGGGAGCCAGACGATCGGGTTTGACACGACCCTGGCGCCGAATGCGCATTTCACCGCCGACGGCTTTTGGGCCCGCTCCGGTGGGGAGACGGAGGCCGCGCCGGGCCAAGCGCACTATGAAGAGCTCAAATGGAGCGATCCGGTCTGGCGGATCAATCTCCATCACCTTCGGGTCGACGAGCAGTTCGATCCGAAGGTCGGGTTTGTTCAGCAGACCGACCTCGACGAGAGCTACGGCTACATCGACTTTCGTCCGCAGCCGGCGACCGGTCCGGTCCGGGAGTATGGTTTCAAGACCGAGATGACCTACCAGATGGAGACCGACAGCGCCTTTCTCTATCGAAGCAACTATCAGCGGGCGCAGGTCTCTTTTCGGTCGGGCGATTTTATTCTCTTCAGTCTCGATCCGCAGCGGGAGCGGCTGCCGGTGAATTTCGAGATCCATCCCGGCGTCATCGTCCCGGCCGGAACGTATCACTTCACGCAATATAATCTTTACTTTAACACCGATGTCCGCCGCCCCTATTCCGGAGTTGCTTCGGTGGCCTGGGGAGGGCTCTATGGCGGGGATAAGCTGACGCTCAATCTGAATTTAACGGCGGCCCCCTCCGAGGGATTCAATGTCGGGGTCGGCTTGGAAAGAGACTGGGTCAACCTGCCGGTCGGAGAATTTACCGCGCAGGTCCTCAACGGCGATGTCGCCTGGTCGGTGACGAATCAGCTCTTTTTCCGCGGATTGGTTCAGTGGGATAAAGATGCGCACATCGTGGCGGCGAATCTTCGTCTCTGGTGGGAATACCGCGAGGGGAGCCGGCTCTATTTCATCGTCAACCCGTCGCATCAGGGGGATGAGAATACGGTCTTGATTTTAACCAAGCTGACCTGGCTCTGGCAGCCGTTTTGA
- a CDS encoding patatin-like phospholipase family protein has protein sequence MEKEAVEESVPKKEGRLGLALSGGGFRASFFHVGVLAQMARLGLLRHVEGISTVSGGSIIGALYYIHVKRLLEEKPDDQIVDADYVAIVERIEQDFLDGVQQNIRMRTFLNPLKSLRMMFANYSRSDRIAELYDEYFYRPVLDPNRATPIEMRELKIHPKDDHPQFNPQAHNHRRQAKVPILLLNATCLNTGHNWRFEAIRMGEPPREGTVAQEIDKNLRLRRPPSYEAVIPKQQNIELGSAVAASACVPGLFPPLAISDLYPNDIRVQLVDGGVHDNQGIAGLVDLGCTRFVVSDACGQMRDEIQPPTTIPAVLGRANSVLMDRVREEGLFRLIRRENSPVAFMHLLEGLTGNAVSWIGPDGKPVEPPKRERGPLRSSESFGVSCEVQDLLSQLRTDLDSFSDIEAYALMYDGYQMSEAELQNTRGIKDLISTAAGAPAVRWRFLQIAPWMAQPTPLLIKQLQVGRQTVMKVFRLSRKVTAVTAVVLIPILFGLWQLTQPWIQAQLARQFTLGGLLLTLAIFALGFIPVLSRLFKAFRFLSGPTSFIVRFIARGLLPAIGGLFIAIHLFIFDRLFLQEGKIEKLGPPPNRG, from the coding sequence ATGGAAAAAGAGGCCGTTGAAGAAAGCGTTCCCAAAAAGGAGGGGCGCCTTGGATTGGCATTGTCGGGAGGCGGTTTCCGCGCCTCTTTTTTCCACGTCGGTGTCCTGGCGCAGATGGCGCGGCTCGGCCTTCTCCGCCATGTCGAGGGGATCTCGACCGTCTCGGGCGGCTCAATTATCGGCGCGCTCTACTACATTCATGTAAAGCGGCTGCTCGAAGAGAAACCGGACGACCAGATTGTCGATGCAGACTATGTGGCGATCGTCGAGCGGATCGAGCAAGATTTCCTCGACGGCGTCCAGCAGAACATCCGGATGCGGACCTTCCTCAATCCGCTGAAGAGCCTCCGGATGATGTTCGCCAACTACTCCCGAAGCGACCGAATCGCCGAGCTCTACGACGAATACTTCTACCGCCCGGTGCTCGATCCGAACCGCGCCACACCAATCGAAATGCGGGAGCTGAAGATTCATCCGAAGGATGATCACCCCCAGTTCAACCCGCAAGCGCACAACCATAGGCGACAGGCGAAGGTGCCGATCCTCCTCCTCAATGCCACCTGTTTGAATACCGGGCATAACTGGCGATTCGAGGCGATCCGGATGGGGGAGCCGCCGCGCGAAGGAACGGTCGCCCAAGAGATCGACAAAAATCTTCGCCTGCGCCGCCCCCCCTCTTATGAGGCGGTGATTCCAAAGCAGCAAAATATTGAGCTCGGATCGGCGGTTGCCGCCTCAGCCTGTGTGCCGGGGCTCTTTCCGCCGCTGGCGATCAGCGATCTTTATCCCAACGACATACGGGTCCAGCTGGTCGACGGCGGGGTGCATGACAATCAAGGGATTGCCGGATTGGTCGATCTGGGGTGCACCCGGTTCGTCGTCAGCGATGCCTGCGGACAGATGCGGGATGAAATTCAACCCCCCACTACCATCCCGGCCGTCCTGGGACGGGCCAACTCCGTCCTGATGGACCGTGTGCGGGAGGAGGGACTCTTTCGCCTGATCCGGCGGGAGAACTCGCCGGTCGCCTTCATGCACCTCCTCGAAGGGTTGACGGGAAACGCCGTCTCTTGGATCGGACCGGACGGAAAACCGGTCGAACCGCCGAAGCGGGAGCGGGGACCACTCCGCTCCTCCGAAAGCTTCGGCGTCTCCTGCGAGGTCCAAGATCTCCTCTCCCAGCTGCGGACCGATCTCGATTCTTTCAGCGACATCGAGGCCTATGCGCTGATGTATGACGGCTATCAGATGAGCGAGGCGGAGCTGCAGAACACCCGCGGGATCAAAGACCTGATCTCAACGGCGGCCGGCGCTCCCGCGGTCCGGTGGCGCTTCCTGCAGATCGCCCCCTGGATGGCGCAGCCGACTCCGCTGTTGATCAAACAGCTTCAGGTCGGCCGCCAAACGGTCATGAAAGTGTTCAGATTGAGTCGGAAGGTCACGGCGGTGACGGCGGTGGTCCTGATTCCGATCCTCTTTGGACTCTGGCAACTCACCCAGCCGTGGATTCAGGCGCAGCTCGCCCGCCAGTTCACCCTCGGCGGCCTGCTCCTGACCCTCGCCATCTTTGCGCTCGGTTTTATCCCGGTGTTAAGCCGGCTCTTCAAGGCGTTCCGGTTCCTCAGCGGTCCCACCAGCTTTATCGTCCGCTTTATTGCCCGGGGACTTCTCCCGGCGATCGGCGGTCTTTTTATAGCGATCCATCTCTTTATCTTCGACCGTCTTTTTCTCCAAGAGGGAAAGATTGAGAAGCTCGGCCCTCCCCCAAACCGGGGGTGA
- a CDS encoding NAD(P)H-binding protein, with amino-acid sequence MTERTLHRIFITGGTGYLGGRLVPALLGRGQAVSLLIRPGSESKRFPGAATLVGNPLDEKSYRDRIAPADTFIHLVGVPKPAPWKGAQFRAIDLVSIRAAVNAAVDARIGHFIYVSVARPASVMKEYIAVRAEGERLIRAAGLSATIIRPWYILGPGHRWPMALLPVYRLLGQFPSTRETAERLGLVTLDQMIGALVSAVEHPPEGIRIIPVPEIRQFR; translated from the coding sequence ATGACGGAGCGGACCCTTCATCGGATCTTCATCACCGGCGGCACCGGCTACCTTGGGGGTCGATTGGTCCCCGCCCTGCTCGGGCGCGGACAGGCCGTCTCGCTTCTCATCCGTCCCGGCTCGGAGTCGAAACGCTTCCCCGGCGCCGCCACCCTCGTCGGGAATCCGCTCGATGAGAAAAGCTATCGCGATCGGATCGCCCCTGCCGACACCTTTATTCACCTGGTCGGCGTTCCCAAACCGGCCCCCTGGAAAGGGGCCCAATTTCGCGCGATCGACCTGGTTTCCATCCGCGCGGCGGTGAACGCGGCGGTCGACGCCCGAATTGGCCATTTCATTTATGTCAGCGTCGCGCGGCCGGCCTCGGTGATGAAAGAGTATATCGCCGTCCGCGCCGAGGGGGAGAGGTTGATCCGCGCCGCGGGGCTCTCCGCGACGATCATTCGCCCCTGGTATATTCTCGGCCCGGGCCACCGCTGGCCGATGGCGCTGCTTCCCGTTTATCGCCTGCTCGGACAATTTCCCTCGACCCGGGAGACGGCGGAGCGGCTCGGATTGGTGACCTTGGATCAGATGATCGGGGCGCTCGTCTCGGCGGTGGAGCATCCCCCGGAGGGGATTCGGATCATTCCGGTTCCGGAGATCCGGCAGTTCAGGTAG